DNA from Aureimonas sp. AU20:
CCTCCTCTTCGCCTTCATCACCCTCCAGCGCGTCCTCACGCGCCGCACCAGCCTCGCTGCGGCGGCTTGAGCGGATAGGGCGGGGCGAGACGCAGGGGACAGCCGTCCCCTGCACCCCTGCCAGGGGAAATGATTTCCCCTGGACCCCTCGTTCGTTTGAGTTCCTGTCCCCGATCCGGGCGGGCCAGAGGCCCGCCCGGATCGGGGAAAAGGTCTTCAAAAGAAAGGAAGGGTTCGGGAAGTCATTCCCGAGCGGGGTTCGGGGCGGCAGCCCCGCCTCTCGCCCGCCTCTCCCGCTCAGCCCTCCGCCGAGAAGGCGGCGAAGGCGGCCATGTTGACGATGTCGGTGTCCTTGGCGCCCAGCGTCACGATCTGCACCGGCTTTTCCAGGCCGACGAGGACGGGTCCGAGAACGGTGGTGCCGCCGAGTTCCTGCACCATGCGGGTGGAGATCGAGGCGGAATGGAAGGCCGGCATGACGAGGACGTTGGCCGGCCCGGTGAGGCGGCAGAACGGGTAGAGGGCCATGAGCTCGGGGTTGAGGGCGACATCGGCGCCCATCTCGCCGTCGAACTCGAAATCGACGCTGTTCTGGCTGAGGAGGCCGACGGCCTCGCGCACCCGCTCGGAGCGCTCGGAAGGCGGGTGGCCGAAGGTGGAATGGGCGAGGAAGGCCACGCGCGGCGTGTGGCCGAGCTTGCGGGCGAAGCGCGCGGCTTCCGTTGCGATGCGGGCGAGCTGCGCGGCGCTGGGCATGTCGTGGACGGCGGTGTCGGCGACGAAGGTCGTGCGGCCCTTGGCGATGACGATGGAAATGCCGATCACGGCGCGGCCGGGCTTGGGGTCGATGACGTGGCGCACGTCGTCGAGCACCACGGAGTAGTTGCGGGTGAGCCCGGAGACCATCGCGTCCGCATCACCCAGCGCCACCATGGCGGCGGCGAAATGGTTGCGGTCCGTATTGATCAGACGGTGGCAGTCGCGCTGAAGATAGCCCTCGCGCTGCAGGCGGCCGTAGAGATGCGCGGAATAGGCGTCGGTGCGGGTGGAAAGCTTGGCGTTCTGGATCTCGAGGCCGCTTTTCAGCTCGACGCCGACGAAGCGCGCGGTCTCCACGATCCGGTCCTCGCGGCCGACCAGCACCGCTTGGCCGAGGCCCTGATTGACGTAGGACGCGGCGGCGCGGATCACCTGCTCCTCCTCGCCTTCGGCGAAGACGACCTTGCGCGGGCGCTGGCGGAGCGTCGCGAAGATGTTCTGGAACGTGCCGGCGGTCGGGTCCCGGCGCGAGGCGAGCTGGTTGCGATAGGCCTCCCAGTCCGCGATGTCGCGGCGCGCGACGCCGCTGTCCATGGCGGCGCGGGCGACGGCCTCGGGAACGATCGTGATGAGGCGCGGGTCGAAGGGCGCGGGGATGATGTAGTCGCGGCCGAACTTGGGGCGCCCGGCGCCCTTATAGGCCGAGGCGACGGCGTCGGGCACGTCCTCGCGGGCGAGCGAGGCGAGGGCCTGCGCGGCGGCGATCTTCATGGCGTCGTTGATCTGCGTGGCGCGCACGTCCAGCGCGCCACGGAAGATGTAGGGAAAGCCGAGAACGTTGTTGACCTGATTGGGATAGTCCGAGCGGCCGGTGGCGACGATGGCGTCGTCGCGGATCGCGTGCGCCTCTTCGGGCGTGATCTCCGGGTCGGGGTTCGCCATGGCGAAGATAATGGGGTTCTCGGCCATGGACTTCACCATCTCGGGCGTCAGCGCGCCCTTGGCCGAGACGCCGAAGAACACGTCGGCGCCGCGCATCGCGTCCTCCAGCGTGCGGGCGTCCGTGTGGGCGGCGTGGGCCGACTTCCACTGGTTCATGCCCTCGGTGCGGCCCTGGAAGATGACGCCCTTCGTGTCGCAGAGGATGACGTTGTCATGGGCGACGCCCATGGCCTTGACCAGCTCGACACAGGCGATGCCGGCGGCGCCCGCGCCGTTGCACACGAGCTTGATGTCCTTCATCTCGCGGCCCGTCAGGTGCAGGGCGTTGATGATGCCGGCGGCGGCGATGATGGCGGTGCCGTGCTGGTCGTCGTGGAAAACGGGAATGTCCATCAGCTCGCGCAGGCGCTGCTCGATGATGA
Protein-coding regions in this window:
- a CDS encoding NADP-dependent malic enzyme; amino-acid sequence: MADTTRRSGIRTTDAEALAFHAEGRPGKLEITPTKPMATQRDLSLAYSPGVAVPVKAIAEDPARAFDYTTRGNMVAVISNGTAILGLGNLGALASKPVMEGKSVLFKRFADVDSIDLEIDTEDPDKFIDAVRYLGPSFGGINLEDIKAPECFIIEQRLRELMDIPVFHDDQHGTAIIAAAGIINALHLTGREMKDIKLVCNGAGAAGIACVELVKAMGVAHDNVILCDTKGVIFQGRTEGMNQWKSAHAAHTDARTLEDAMRGADVFFGVSAKGALTPEMVKSMAENPIIFAMANPDPEITPEEAHAIRDDAIVATGRSDYPNQVNNVLGFPYIFRGALDVRATQINDAMKIAAAQALASLAREDVPDAVASAYKGAGRPKFGRDYIIPAPFDPRLITIVPEAVARAAMDSGVARRDIADWEAYRNQLASRRDPTAGTFQNIFATLRQRPRKVVFAEGEEEQVIRAAASYVNQGLGQAVLVGREDRIVETARFVGVELKSGLEIQNAKLSTRTDAYSAHLYGRLQREGYLQRDCHRLINTDRNHFAAAMVALGDADAMVSGLTRNYSVVLDDVRHVIDPKPGRAVIGISIVIAKGRTTFVADTAVHDMPSAAQLARIATEAARFARKLGHTPRVAFLAHSTFGHPPSERSERVREAVGLLSQNSVDFEFDGEMGADVALNPELMALYPFCRLTGPANVLVMPAFHSASISTRMVQELGGTTVLGPVLVGLEKPVQIVTLGAKDTDIVNMAAFAAFSAEG